In Turicibacter sanguinis, a genomic segment contains:
- a CDS encoding cyclic lactone autoinducer peptide, translated as MKNMKKNLMNEFKQGAAKSLGKIASITGDAATDGVCIGFIYEPKVPKELLANKALNK; from the coding sequence ATGAAAAATATGAAGAAGAATTTAATGAATGAGTTCAAACAAGGTGCTGCGAAATCCTTGGGGAAAATAGCATCAATAACTGGTGATGCGGCTACTGATGGTGTATGTATTGGTTTTATTTATGAGCCTAAAGTACCTAAAGAATTATTGGCGAATAAAGCTTTAAATAAATAA
- a CDS encoding GHKL domain-containing protein translates to MLIFFILFLELLTLLIGVNILSDDGIGIKNFLLWLLLIQIIGQFFYMEIGFLAIFLVLFFLITCLIIKSKKIFSSILITCLPLVTLVVTNYFAQVMEMYVVKDLLSSFIVNYDREIVATILTCILTILVCYLTKYVIGKLRRFIILERKYQILILIFLLFMIVIFYVNIFIGQIQGFSSEHITLTSILFFIYACLLCGVYLALIYTLNKDSKMKQERVLNQQLHDYTIQLEQLYNNLNSFRHDYLNILVSLEEGIRTEDIEMIKGVYHRVIKPTEQIVKSNDYILGKVRKVHIVEIKSLLAEKIIKSQAKGIDVRVEIEEIIESIYMDVFSFYRVFSILLDNAIEAANSVSNSYISIVFIQDRDIQRIEVENTCEHQEISLKDIYKKGHSSKGSNRGIGLYNVQQILNDNKYCTLETFYELGVFTQTLILKREDRE, encoded by the coding sequence ATGCTTATTTTTTTTATACTGTTTTTAGAATTACTTACGTTATTAATAGGAGTTAATATTTTATCTGATGATGGAATAGGGATAAAGAATTTTTTGCTATGGTTATTATTGATTCAAATCATTGGTCAATTTTTTTACATGGAAATAGGGTTTTTGGCAATATTTTTGGTTCTGTTCTTTTTAATCACATGTTTAATTATTAAATCTAAGAAGATTTTCTCCAGTATTTTAATCACTTGTTTACCTTTGGTTACCCTCGTTGTTACCAATTATTTTGCTCAAGTGATGGAGATGTATGTCGTCAAAGACCTTTTAAGCTCATTCATTGTGAATTATGATAGAGAAATAGTTGCTACGATTCTTACTTGTATTTTAACGATTTTAGTTTGCTATTTAACAAAATATGTGATAGGGAAACTTCGCAGATTTATTATTTTAGAAAGAAAATATCAGATTTTAATCCTCATTTTTCTTTTATTTATGATAGTTATTTTTTATGTCAATATATTTATAGGTCAAATTCAGGGGTTTAGTAGTGAACATATTACACTTACAAGTATACTTTTTTTTATTTATGCTTGTTTATTATGTGGTGTTTATCTGGCTTTAATTTATACATTAAATAAAGATTCAAAAATGAAGCAAGAACGAGTTTTGAATCAACAGTTACATGATTATACTATTCAACTTGAGCAATTGTATAATAATTTAAATAGTTTTCGTCATGATTATCTTAACATTTTAGTGAGTTTAGAAGAAGGTATTCGAACAGAAGATATCGAGATGATAAAAGGAGTCTACCATAGAGTAATTAAACCGACAGAACAAATTGTAAAAAGTAATGATTATATTTTAGGGAAGGTCCGCAAGGTTCATATTGTTGAGATTAAGAGTTTACTGGCCGAAAAAATTATTAAATCTCAAGCTAAAGGAATTGATGTAAGAGTAGAAATAGAAGAGATTATTGAGTCTATTTATATGGACGTATTTTCATTCTATAGAGTTTTTTCTATTTTATTAGATAATGCTATTGAAGCTGCTAATAGCGTAAGTAATTCGTATATTTCAATTGTATTTATCCAAGATAGAGATATTCAAAGAATAGAAGTAGAAAATACTTGTGAACATCAGGAGATAAGTTTGAAGGATATTTATAAAAAAGGGCATTCTTCGAAAGGAAGTAATAGAGGCATTGGATTATATAATGTCCAACAAATATTGAATGATAATAAATATTGTACGTTAGAAACCTTTTATGAATTAGGGGTATTTACACAAACTTTGATTTTAAAAAGGGAGGATAGAGAATAA
- a CDS encoding response regulator transcription factor, producing MEIFILEDDPIQRYRLEKIIKEALEKSSILYKKIFATARPVQLLNEINSIGNHHIYFLDLEINNHLGKGLEIAQLIREKDPYGTIVFVTTHSELAPKTFAYKVSALDFIEKDQSDFEFRKRIEECLIIANQYQQKPISEDSFIFENKYTKFQIPFSEILYFETSEIPHKINLVTSKKNISFYGKLSDIVKMDGRLFSCHKSFVVNIPNIISVDKKNKLVYFNNGMFCFVSRRLLKEVENKIEELRVKKF from the coding sequence ATGGAGATTTTTATTTTAGAAGATGATCCAATTCAAAGATATAGATTAGAAAAAATTATTAAGGAAGCTTTAGAGAAGAGTAGTATTTTATATAAGAAAATATTTGCTACGGCTAGACCAGTGCAACTTTTAAATGAGATTAATTCTATAGGAAATCATCATATCTACTTTTTAGATTTGGAAATTAATAATCATTTAGGAAAAGGATTAGAGATTGCTCAGCTTATACGTGAAAAAGACCCTTATGGAACAATTGTCTTTGTTACTACTCACTCAGAATTAGCTCCTAAGACATTTGCATATAAAGTTTCGGCTCTTGATTTTATTGAAAAAGATCAATCTGATTTTGAGTTTAGAAAAAGAATTGAAGAGTGTTTAATAATTGCTAATCAATACCAGCAAAAACCAATAAGTGAAGATTCTTTTATATTCGAGAATAAATATACGAAATTTCAGATACCATTTTCAGAAATTTTGTATTTTGAAACATCTGAAATTCCACATAAAATTAACTTAGTAACATCTAAAAAAAATATTAGTTTTTATGGAAAGTTAAGTGATATTGTTAAGATGGATGGTCGTCTGTTTAGCTGCCATAAATCATTTGTAGTAAATATACCAAATATTATTAGTGTCGATAAGAAGAATAAATTAGTCTATTTTAATAATGGTATGTTTTGTTTTGTTTCTCGAAGATTATTAAAAGAAGTTGAAAATAAGATAGAGGAATTAAGGGTTAAAAAATTCTAA
- a CDS encoding JAB domain-containing protein translates to MSNVASKRINIVSIKMVNVSSFLYQTCTISSPKDAYEMIKGRLESLDREQFIIACLNTKNEPTNISVVSVGTLNRAIVHPREVFKTVNLSNAASIMAFHNHPSGETIPSQQDIQLTNRLYEAGELLGIKLLDHLIIGDGSPGSE, encoded by the coding sequence ATGTCGAATGTCGCAAGTAAAAGAATAAATATTGTATCTATTAAAATGGTAAATGTGTCTAGTTTCCTTTATCAAACATGTACCATTTCATCACCAAAAGATGCTTATGAGATGATAAAAGGTAGGCTTGAATCACTTGATCGTGAACAGTTCATCATTGCTTGTTTGAATACAAAGAATGAACCAACGAATATTTCAGTCGTATCAGTTGGAACACTCAATAGAGCCATTGTCCATCCAAGAGAAGTATTCAAAACAGTCAACCTATCAAATGCTGCTAGCATCATGGCTTTTCATAATCATCCATCAGGTGAAACAATACCATCACAACAAGATATTCAATTAACCAATCGCTTATATGAGGCGGGTGAGTTACTGGGTATCAAGTTGTTAGATCATCTCATTATAGGAGATGGGTCCCCTGGCAGTGAGTAA